The following coding sequences are from one Candidatus Borkfalkia ceftriaxoniphila window:
- a CDS encoding formate--tetrahydrofolate ligase has product MLSDIEIAENCALRDIADVAAELGIAPQNLESYGRFKAKIGGDFSARKAKLVLVTAINPTASGEGKTTVSIGLADGMRKLGKKVCLALREPSLGPVFGIKGGAAGGGYAQIVPMEDINLHFTGDLHAITAANNLLCAVLDNHIFRGNELDIDPEKIYFRRCLDMNDRALRNVTVGRGGEGVEREEHFEITAACEVMAILCLATSLSDLKRRLGNIIVGENRRGEYVYARDLKAEGAMCTLLKDAIKPNLVQTLEGTPAIVHGGPFANIAHGCNSIQATYAAMSLADYVVTEAGFGADLGAEKFLDTKCRIAGIEPDCVVVVATVKALKLHGGADKTTLSEENLEALEAGMPNLVKHIENIKNVYKKPVVVAMNRFASDTQAEIDLVMRMTEYAGAQAVFTDVFLQGGEGGKELAAAVVKAANQPSRLAYSYDLRDGVVKKIDDIVKNVYGGDGAEFSELALRKIEDIEKRGYKELPVIIAKTQYSLSDNAKLLARPQGFTVHVRDVILKGGAEFIVAVAGNIMLMPGLGKHPAAERIDIDEAGKISGLS; this is encoded by the coding sequence CGCGGACGTGGCGGCGGAACTGGGCATAGCGCCGCAAAATTTAGAATCATACGGCCGCTTTAAGGCAAAGATCGGCGGCGACTTTTCCGCGCGCAAAGCCAAACTCGTTTTGGTGACCGCCATCAATCCCACCGCCTCGGGCGAGGGAAAGACCACCGTTTCCATCGGCCTTGCCGACGGTATGCGCAAACTCGGCAAAAAAGTCTGCCTGGCGCTCAGGGAACCTTCGCTCGGACCCGTGTTCGGCATTAAGGGCGGCGCGGCGGGCGGCGGCTACGCGCAGATCGTGCCCATGGAGGATATCAACCTGCACTTTACGGGTGATCTGCACGCCATCACGGCGGCGAACAATCTTTTGTGCGCGGTATTGGACAATCATATCTTCCGCGGCAACGAACTGGATATCGACCCCGAAAAAATTTATTTCCGCCGCTGTCTGGACATGAACGACCGCGCCTTGCGCAACGTGACGGTGGGGCGCGGCGGCGAGGGCGTCGAGCGGGAAGAACACTTCGAGATCACCGCGGCGTGCGAGGTGATGGCGATCTTATGCCTCGCGACTTCGCTTTCCGATCTGAAACGCCGTCTGGGCAATATCATCGTCGGCGAAAACCGCAGGGGCGAATATGTGTACGCGCGCGATTTAAAAGCGGAGGGCGCCATGTGCACGCTCTTGAAGGACGCGATCAAACCCAACCTCGTGCAGACGCTCGAAGGCACGCCCGCCATCGTGCACGGCGGACCGTTCGCAAACATCGCGCACGGCTGCAACAGCATTCAGGCGACCTACGCGGCGATGAGTCTTGCCGACTACGTCGTCACCGAGGCGGGATTCGGCGCGGATCTCGGCGCGGAAAAATTTCTCGATACCAAGTGCCGCATCGCGGGCATCGAGCCCGACTGCGTGGTAGTGGTCGCCACCGTCAAGGCGCTCAAACTGCACGGCGGCGCGGACAAAACGACGCTTTCCGAGGAAAATCTCGAAGCGCTGGAAGCGGGCATGCCCAACCTCGTCAAGCATATCGAAAATATCAAGAACGTCTATAAAAAGCCCGTCGTGGTCGCGATGAACCGCTTTGCGAGCGATACGCAGGCGGAGATCGACCTTGTCATGCGCATGACCGAATACGCGGGCGCGCAGGCGGTATTTACCGACGTGTTTTTACAGGGCGGCGAAGGCGGCAAAGAACTTGCCGCGGCAGTCGTCAAGGCGGCGAACCAGCCCAGCCGCCTCGCCTATTCGTACGACCTTCGCGACGGCGTCGTGAAAAAGATCGACGATATCGTAAAGAACGTCTACGGCGGCGACGGCGCGGAATTTTCCGAACTTGCCCTCCGTAAGATAGAGGATATCGAAAAGCGCGGCTATAAAGAACTGCCCGTCATCATCGCAAAGACGCAGTATTCTCTTTCCGATAACGCAAAACTTTTGGCACGCCCGCAGGGTTTTACCGTACACGTGCGCGACGTAATATTAAAGGGCGGCGCGGAATTCATCGTGGCGGTCGCGGGCAATATCATGCTGATGCCCGGGCTCGGCAAACATCCCGCCGCGGAACGCATCGACATCGACGAGGCGGGCAAGATCAGCGGCTTGTCGTAA